Within the Pseudomonas mendocina genome, the region TGGAGAAGGCTGGTTGGATGCTGTCGCAGCGTCGTGATGCCGCGGGCCGGCCGCTACTGCTATCCAACGAGTTCTCCGAACAGGGCAATAACCTCAGCTATGCGGTGGAGTTCGGCAAGATGGTGGCGCGCCTCGATCTACTCACGCACGTGCTCGAAGAGCGTTACCGGCGCATGGGCGCTAACTACGCGCAGAGCCTGTTCCTGCTGAACTTCCTGCCAGTGCAGTAGCGCGTCACCGGTGCCAGCGCTGCTGGATTTCGTCCAGCTTTCCGGCTTTGCGTAGACGTACCAGGGCTTCGGAAAATTGCCGGGCGCGCTCGACATCGCCTTTGGCGAAGGCGACGAAGCGTGGCATCTGGATCAGCGGGCGAGGGAGTACGCGTACCTGCTCCTGGGCGCGCTGCTCACGGATGAAATACAGCAACTGAGTGTGATCGCCGACGATGATGTCGATGCGCCCGGCCAGCAGCATCGACACCAGCTGCCGTGGATTCTGGGCACTGCTGTCGCGAGCCAGGTCGGCGCGGTCGAAACTCTCCTCATAGGCATAGCCGCGAACCTGGCCGATTACGTACGGCGAAAGATCATCCAGTGTCTTCCAGTCTTTGATCGCGGTCTTGCCGGTGGTCATGAACACGGTCGAGCCACTGCGCAGCGGGCCGACCAGTTCGTACTGCTCCTGACGCTGCGGTGTGCCGGCGAACTGGAAGGCCATCTGCACTTCACCGCGGTCGAGCATGCGCTTGACTCGCTCCCAGGGATACAGACGAATTTCGTAGGGGACCTGTGCTTCGCGTAGCACGGCGTCGATCAGTTCGACATCGAGTCCGTGTGGGGTGTCGTCATCGGCGGTGACGAAGCTGTAGGGCGCGAACTGTTCATCGCCCACGACCCGCCAGGGCTGTGCTGCCAGCGAGTGACTCAAAGCCAGCAGGGCGAGCAGCAGATAGCGCATGGCGGGATACCTCGTGACCGACCTGTATTCAGGCTAGTCAGTTTCTTCGAACGAGGCGGGTGAGGCGAGGAATATCAGACCTTGCGCACGAACTCGGACTTGAGCTTCATCGCGCCGATGCCATCGATCTTGCAGTCGATGTCGTGATCGCCGTCGACCAGGCGGATGTTCTTCACTTTGGTGCCCACCTTGACCACCAGCGAGGAGCCTTTGACCTTGAGGTCCTTGATCACGGTGATAGTGTCGCCGTCCTGCAGCAGGTTGCCGACCGAGTCCTTGATCACGCGCGCATCGTCGCTGGCGTCGGCATTTTCGCCGGCTTTCCATTCATGGGCGCACTCGGGGCAGATCAGCTGGTCGCCGTCTTCGT harbors:
- a CDS encoding substrate-binding periplasmic protein, with the protein product MRYLLLALLALSHSLAAQPWRVVGDEQFAPYSFVTADDDTPHGLDVELIDAVLREAQVPYEIRLYPWERVKRMLDRGEVQMAFQFAGTPQRQEQYELVGPLRSGSTVFMTTGKTAIKDWKTLDDLSPYVIGQVRGYAYEESFDRADLARDSSAQNPRQLVSMLLAGRIDIIVGDHTQLLYFIREQRAQEQVRVLPRPLIQMPRFVAFAKGDVERARQFSEALVRLRKAGKLDEIQQRWHR
- a CDS encoding zinc ribbon domain-containing protein YjdM, producing the protein MSALPPCPKCNSEYTYEDGDQLICPECAHEWKAGENADASDDARVIKDSVGNLLQDGDTITVIKDLKVKGSSLVVKVGTKVKNIRLVDGDHDIDCKIDGIGAMKLKSEFVRKV